The Zeugodacus cucurbitae isolate PBARC_wt_2022May chromosome 4, idZeuCucr1.2, whole genome shotgun sequence genome includes the window gaaatttcaaattcaGTTTTCTTTTTCCTGTTTAAGCTGTGtttcttataaataaatgaattaatcaaataaattccaTAGAAAATGTTAATGGCGCAtaaatgcgcctaaaagtaggctataAATATAGCACGAAATTTATTAGGTGCTGAGgaaatgttgctagcaacaagtTGCCAAGATAAATGTTGCGAAAGAGTACTGACAAATTTTGAAGTCAAAAGACCGTTTGGCAACGATTGCAGATTTAGAGCAGAAAAAGTGGCAAATATCTACTTTAtcgtaaaacaataaaaatgcaataaatcctGAGAAACATTTGAGATTAGAAATAACAATTTAGTTTTGTAAAATTGATTCTTAATTTTATGTCAACTAATTTACGAAGATTTTTaccttcaaaaatataaaaatgaaataatttaaagaaaaaactatgAAATGTTTAACCAGGTCTTACGCAGTTCATCTACAGCTATAGCAGTACTCAAAGCATGCTGCGCctcataaaattaaacaattagaAAAACCAACAAAAGCAAACGAAGAGCACAAAAAActcaaatatgtgtgtgtttataaaaaatttcaatttatttcgcttttttttgttgaatgaaTTTGCAAATTGCAAAATCACTTTGCTTTTTAGTTTGTAGGCGATTTTCTTTGCTCGAAAATTCAATTCGTACAAtcgtaagtaaatatttatatgtatgtatgtaataactatgcttgtatgtatgtatgtattattggCGTTTCATTCATattatcatatataatattaggcaaaatgtatacatttagtatataatatactgTTGTACATAggtacattgtatgtatgtatattgaaggcttagcaaattaaaataattttttttatatacattcatattgtTACGTCTTACAAACACATTTAATTATTAGATATAAAATATTCACATCTCcactaatatataatatactacatatatatgtatatgtatatgtatataatcgtATTGTTAATTGTTGAaggaagttaataaaaaacgaGTTTTGGAGCGAAAGAGTGTACTTTTTACAATTGCAGaacttttttgctattttcttaTGAACGTAtgcgcaagtgtgtgtgtgtgtgagtgtatgtatgtgtgtatgatatTACGAATATGCTTAACGTTTTGATTTTGATTGTTTTCAATGTCGAAGAAATATGATTTTCAATGGAAATTTTCACAaagatttcacttatttattaatacatttcattttgttattaatttttaattttttatatttttagttcgaATTTATAAGACTGCTTAACATACTAATTCGTGGCAAacgatttataattaaatatatatatttttttgctttttttcttgcTGTAGGAAAAGTAGTTATTCCAAGTAATAATTACAAACATTTAGTATTACTTAGCTTAGTCAATGCAGCGTTAAACTTCGCATACGAACTTTGCTTTTCGTTCGTTTTATTTCCGTTTACacgttttttgttgctgtttatttgcattttcttttttttcttttttgttgacGCTTTAAGCGCGCTTCTTTGCTATATACAGCTGGCTAGCAGCTCCTTCGAGTAATTTAatactataaaatttaaaagtgtgCATACAGTTGACAAACTGTCTGAAACGTTTtccatatattaattatttaatattttagctatttattactaaatttacttatttttaattattattattcatttaaacGCATATGctaaactataaaatataaatatatatttacagaaaGTTTGTTTGATCTCATAAAAAATGTAGCCATTGGAGTGGTAAAGACGAGCGACGAGAAATATCTTGGAATTTTttacatgtatttatttacacttctttatataaaattataataaatatacatacgagAACGTaaggtatttttttttctattccatatatgtatatgtttatattaaagcgcatacattttaatataaaatatgtacatatgtatgtacgtgaggcgaataattaaaaagtcataaatatatatacaaagacATAAGGAAAAATAAACTGATGCGCGATTTGAAATAATTCGACTtcattaagaaatataaatacaacatgTGCAATTACAAATGTTGCAAGATTATCGCTCCTACGACGTgtatcattttattttctacttCTGTTCATTTTTCTTGCGTATGCAGAGAAtccaaaattgtttatattggcTTATACTTGAGCCagcaaatgtataaatattttgtacaacTGCACGTCGCAAACTCATCGCCATCAACCAATCAATCGTCGACTAATAACTGCAAATTCGTTTGATTAAAGTCAAAGAAAAACCAAATTTGCTAAAGTTAAAGTACAagttcatatattatatttgaaataatgcgcttttggaaatgtttaaaaatgtgTTGATGATTtacttgatattttttatattttatttctggcTCACACAGCCGCGCTTCGTAAGTGGttaacacatataaatatatacatttgcacACGCTgctctttttgttttgtttttatttgctggTTTGTCGTTCGAAATCTGCAACAGCTCAAGTGTATTTACACATATTACTCACACTATtagtttttcgttttctttttttctttttctttttctttaagcAACACACAACAATACATTCATATAAACATAGTACACTAAAACTAattactaattattattttaacgtatgtatgtactatgttgatttttaaatatttactatgtatatttgcatatatatatatatagatgtctGTATATACAAAAAGGAAGGTATACAGTATACAGTAGAGTGAAGAAGAAAAAACTGTCAGTGTTGAAAATTCGCAAAGCATTGCATTATCCATTTGGGGGGATGGGGATCGCATGCAATAGCAcgtattcttcttcttgtttgTATTCACATTATCTAACAAAACTACAGTCAGTCAATCAGTCAGTTAATTAGTCAGTCGCAACGACATATtcttattttgatttcttttctCGTTTACAAAAACTATCCAAAACAAGATACACATAAGtaattacatacaaaacaaTGGTGTGACGAGTCCACCGCTACCTAATATATCAGCAGCAACAGCTTGATGACTGTGGTAAACGCTGCCGTTTGTATTTCGCATTTGCTTCAAATGCAATTCTATTCTCTTCTATTATGCAGCAGCGAgcgtgtgtgttggtgtttcATGTTGGAGTCGCCttaaattttcatgaaaaaccTTTCTCACAATATACCATTCGTATAGTATTGATAGCCATCGTATAATTTTGTGGAGAGACTCTTGAGCGAGTCCTGTACGAGTTGCTCCACTTTGCGCTCCATTTCCTGTTCGGTCAAATTCATGTGGAAACGTTTTCGGAGATTCTGTACGGTGCCAGAGCAACCATTTTTGAAGCAGGGCAATTGTGCATCTGAAAGCAAATAGAAGTGGTATAATTAATGATTGCTCTCATGTGTGGAAGTGCGTAAAGTGCGCTGGTACTTACTGCTACGCATTATTTCCACAAAATTGATGATTCGATCCATGTGCTTGCGCGCTGTCATCATGCCAACAAGCAATAGATGATTGAACTCCTTCCAGAGATCTGAACTCGTACCGCCCATAACATCAACGAATTCGGGTGTCAGTTTGAATGGTGATTGTTCGAAACCTAAAAgtggtaaaaataaaaataaaataaattaaaattatcccAAATCCTTAATccttaaatgtttattatatattttatgtagaaGACctgtatttaatgaaaattttttgtcAAAGAGCAATAGTATATTGTAGAGGTCTAATGAGTCTATTCGTTTACTTCGAAAATTTGTTAGTGTGAATGGGTTCTGATATGTTCCACGACTACACTTGATTTTTTCAACTCACACGTAATTGCCttagttttcaatttatttgcttataatcAACTTACCCAAATTCTTTGGCGATATGCTCAGTATGAATCCAAAGTCTATGTGTATGATATGACCGTCTGAATGCAGTAAAATGTTGCCATTGTGCCTAAAGCGTACAGAAAAGCGAAATTAAATAAGTTTAACGTTGctaaaattgcatttatttagcACATACCGATCCTTCACTTGCAATAGATACGATATCAAACAGTATGCAGCACAACTTTGTACGAAATTCTTTTGCGCCACACGAAATAGTTCGCCATCTGCGGAACCATACTCGTCGATGAAATAATCGCGTAAAGATTTATTGGAATTCTTTTTGATTTGATGCAATGATACCGTATTCAGGATTGGCTCAATCAGACCGCTGTCACTGGAtaagcaaacaattttgtacgGTCGCACCCAGAGATCGACATTTTCCTCTTGCCAAATGATTTTGAACATCTAAAGAACAGAGCAgattataatattacacttagtTACATTGTTTTTACGAAAGATTAGGTTGAAGTGTTTTACAAACCTGCAAAAGTTGTGTGGCCATGAGCTCCTGCCGCAAATCGTCGCCACATTTGACAATTACCGAGAGCAGACGCCAATTTGACAGATGGCCATAAGGCGATGACTCGCGGATCTGTTGCTCCTTTTCATGCCAGGGCTCCTGCGAATAATACATTTGTTGCATTAGAAAGTGAACACTAGATTCGCCTTTACAAAATACATACCTTCAAAGCTGCCGCTGAGGGATCTTCGGGATCATTGTTGAATGATTTTGTGTTTTCGCAGGTTAAGTTATTGCAGTGGCGAGTGCGCACATCGCCAATATTGAAAAGAACAGGTATGCCTGAAAATTGCACAACATTAGCGTAAGATATTTTTCTTTCCAGCGACATTCGGAAAGCCAAGAGTGCCTCAAACATACCTTGATCCCTTGAGTCACAGGAGTCGAGCGACATTTGGGAGACGGCGTCGCGTTCACTTAATTTCCGCATATGCATATATTGCGCCGTTATCTCGTCATCCTCCTGCGACCACACGTCGTCTTCCGTTAAATGCAAGCCACCGAGAGATAGACCTATTGGCTGCGTATTACATACATGCGCACCATCGCCGCCAGCAGCTGTTGAGGCTTGTGCTTCCGATGCCACGGACGATGACTCAGAGAGCAGTTTTTCCTTTTTACGACGACAACTTGAGCCAGAGTTTGAGCCGCTCATAGCAGGGCCACCATGAGAACTACAACTCGATGTGCGACTACAACTCACATGATTGTGGTTGTGATTGTGCTGATGCATTTGGTGGGGATGACTACAAGCGCCTTCCAAGTGCTCCTCACTCTTCGTGTGCCGCAGTGACGGCATCATCTTCGGTATGAGTGGCGATGAATAAATATCGGGCACCTCGACTACTTCGACATAAATGATGTACGGCGTCTTGTCCTTAGAGTTGAGCACCGCAGTCTTTTCCTCTGTTATGCGCACCACATGGTGTGGAATGTCGGAAAATACCGGAAGCCAAACGCGGGCCGGCAGATTCTTATTGATCAGGTTCAAAAACATGCGTAGCGCTGAGGTTTTCTCCGCCTTGGACGGTAGCGATGTGATATTTTTGCCAACATTTATCAGAGCCTTCATAAACTCCTTCTCGGGGGCTGTTTTTGGTGCGCTGCATGAGCACACGGTTTTCTGCCCAAGCAGGCCATTAACCTAAGatggagaaaataatattttttatttaataataaccaCGAGATGGACAATTATTGCCAAACTTGAATTAATTAGATAACACTCACCTGGCCGCGTACGCTGTCGAAGCAGGTGCAACCATTGTCGAAAGCTCGCCCAGAGGTCAAGTCGCCTAAACACAACTTGGGCGGTATCAGTGGCAGAGTTTGCGTTGTGTATGGCGGCTGTTGGTAGTGGCGATTTGATATGCTTAGTGCGATGGATGATGGGTGGCGGCGTGAATCACTTAACAATAGCGTGGCGTCAGATTGCGAACGATGGTGTGTCTTTTTTGTTAATGGTGATACGGCTGCGGCAGCCACAGCTCCGCCTACTGCCGGCGGCAGCTCCTTGGCGTCCGATTTGCTCAATACTTTACGTTCTTTCTTCGAATAGATTTCCTTCATTAGGGCTAATTGTGATTTGCGTGATCCATTGCCTAGCGAGTCGAATTGATAGTTGTAGGACTCAAGCAGCCAGAGGCATTTCAATGAGAAGTCCACCGATTTGCGACAGCGGATTGTCAAGTAAGGATCGAGCACTTCGGCCAGCTCATCCATTTGTATGTACATGACAATTAACTGTGGCATATAGAGGTCTACCTCTTGGTCTGGGAAACTGAATATCTTATTACCAATAAAACTGAGCACACCGGGTTCTTTCGAGTAGAATAGATAGTGTATAGCAAAGTGTATGTTAAAGACGGGAGATTCGAAGAATCTCAGCAGTCCACTTGGACCTTTTTCAGTCTTTTGCAATTGCTCGTTGTTGGTCGGACGCTCCTTGATGAAGCATTTCACTACACCtggaacttttaatttatttagcgAAGAGATGGAAGCAGATTTTGCATTTGAGGTTGACAAAGAGGAAGCGCCGAGACCGGGTAGCGGGAGATTAAGTGTTCTCTCCGTACCTTCTGTAGCAGCACTGGCTCTCTTCTCCACACTTTCTATAGCGGAAGACACTAAAGATGGAAATTTGGGAAATTTCGGTTCCACTGGCGTTGAATCTGCTGACGGAGTGGCGGCTGGCGTATTGGAAGCGGATGGTTGCGCAGAAGTAGCAGCGGCCGCAGCTGCAGCGGCCGCGGCAGCAGCCTTCTTGATCGAATTCGATGTGATTAAACTAAAGAACTCTTTCTTCTTCGATATATCCGTCGGAGATTTTACTTGGTCCGGCGCTGCGCTGGCACCAGTGCTGCCAGTGTTCTCATCGCTCTTATTCTTTGCCGCATTCTTTTTGTCGTGATTATCTCGTATGCTTTGAGCGGTGCGGAAGAACGCATTCTTCGTTGCACCAAAGAAACTCTTCTTCTGCGGTTCAACAGCAGCACCAGCTCCTGCCACATCGGCGACCTTTTGTGTCTTCGCCGGCTGTGCGGTTTGTGGTGTTGCAGCGACATTCGTGGAGCTCGTCGAAGTCAATAGTGGGTTTGACTGGGATATTACTGGTGTTGCCGCATCCACTGTATCAGCTGTGGGTGTGGCCAAATCGACATTCAGAGCCGTTGGTGTATCACTACTCGCACGCTCCAAATTCAATGCTGCCTGTGACATATTCAATTCGCGATAGCGCATACGTTCTGACAGTTGTGCTGCTGCCTTGACGTCATTGTCTGCGTCACTGTCCTCTTCGGCGGCGCCCATAACATCCGCATCGGTAGTGGCGCTCTGCAGGTGTTTTCCATGattctgctgttgttgcatttgcttttgtttgcgtGATGGACGTAACGTTCGACAGTCTGTTTCACCGGATGGATAAAATATCAAGTCCGACTGTAGCATGCCATATTCCTCATCCATCGAAGTCGTTTCCAGCATATCAATGCATTCTTCCTCGGCGTCCATTTCACCCGAGTCCAGCGATTCGTGTGAGTGACGTATGCGATTGAGAGAAATTTGATCCGAGTCGGAACCGCAAATTATGCCTATTTTTCGTgtgagaaaattgaaaatttgtttataaactttTGTTTGACAGAAACTTTGTAGAATTGTAAGTGTGTGCGTAAAGAAATATGTGTGATCggagtatataaaaaaaattaattttgaaagtgGAGTTTGGATGCCCTTACAATAGATTAGTATAACAAAAAAACCCAATCTGGCACCATTTGTGATTAATTTTAGACTTAATTAAAGAATTACAAAAAGAAGATTAATGTCTTAATCGGATCTTTGAACTGTTGAGGAAATTTCGTGAATCATTTTGTTGATGATAATTAATTGATTACTAAAACCGGCAAAAAGTTggctttaatgaaaaataatttatctgTACATATTACAGACACTAAAAGTCGTTTTATGAACACGGAAATTGCCattttattacagttatttatgAACACACGTCATCTATGGGTCGCTACGCACCTGAATCATCGGATCCGAGACTGGTGAGGTCTTCGCGTTtcttgctgctgctactgccgttgctattgttgctgctggtgttgttgctgtgattACTGCACGATGCCACACCTGCAAGCGGCAACACTCCACAACGTGTCGTTGCCTCGCTCGATTTAGGACGAATGCGCAACGTTGGGCAGGACTCGACTAcaggataaataaataaataacaacgaaataattagaaaataagCACACTAATGAGAATTAGACAAAGTATAAAAGCTAACTAAGAACATACCAATCGCAATGGCACCGCCACCACCGATACTACTGTTGCCCAAGCcgatgctgctgttgctgctgctgccactgccgATATTGTTAATGTTTATAtctattttgttgctgttgttggctgtGGGCTCTGTGGTCATAGCTGCAATTGGGGCAGCAGACACTGAGTCCATTAAACCACCTGTTATCGTGGACACCCCAGCAGGCGTAGCCAAAGACGAGGCTGGTGGTGATGGTGTTAATGATGACGTCAGCGCTGGTGTTGTCGTGGTCGTGAGGGCGGCTGTAACATTGGCTGCAGTCGTGACGATTTTCGAGCACATAGTAGTGCCCAGAATAGAGGGTGTGCAGAATGTGTTCTCGCTCTCCGAATTGGGCGATGAGACTTCAACCTGTCGAATGATAGAAAGGGAATTTCGTAATGAGTTCGATTGTACGATAAAATTAATGGCAAACAATTTCTGGTGACACATTAAATGACTAATAATAAACTTGAAtagaatactataaatatattagtaaATGTGGATATGAAGTTTTGTCGGGGCGGAGATTAGTACATGACGCAGGAAGACTTAAGAATTAGAATTCTATTAACATTTATCTAAATATAATATTGGAGTATAAATaattgcatgtgtatgtatgtatgtatgtgtgtatatttgattTCTAAtcacttttataatttattgaataaacaaaagaaatgtttgccataaacaataataaagattGAATGCATTgcgatataaaacaataaaatgtgtagctacatgcatacatacatacacacatacatatgtatgtatattgatataTCACTGCGCGAACCTGTATATAAACAGAGAATGAGAAGAATAAGCGCACCACGAAACCATACAAGTTTATTGCAgcaaacaaaatgtaaaatttagcaaaaatatgATTCCAGAACGGCTAAGAGATACTCAATTTTCATCTAGAACAACCATTATgatattgcaaaataaaatgtacGCTATTCTTCAAACTTTCAGTTCTAATTCAATTCTCAAAATTTTCTTCCTACAATTATTATACCAACTATTTTCGATTGAATTTGGTAAATGACAATAATGCAAACACGTTTCTTGCCTAGGCTTAAATAAAGGAAGAAATAATTCCTTCTACTCTCTTCCTAAGCACGTAGGAGTTGTCTCACAGATTACATTTCCTtccatttgtattttttatctttaggtttttttattttgccattGCAATTTGAGATAGCCATAGAATTACTGCTTGCGTGTCACTAGCGCCTACGCAGGGTTTCGAATGTTTCCTGTGCTGCAGGTTCCTGTTCATTCAACCGTCGATGTAATCGTTTTGGACATTTCAAGTTGagctttttctttgtttttaattttgtttaacaacttttGTGTGTACTCACCTCCGGTATGCGCTGCAAGGCGCTGTCCAGGCTACGATTGCGATGATGTTGTGTTAAATTGATGCGTGTGTTGGTCACCTGCGAGACGGGTGGCAGTAAAATGCCCATGGACCTGTAAGTGAAAAAAAGAGATTTTCAATTATAGTACAAATAATGTATTGTTAGAATAGCAATACTAAACTTTACTAAATAACATATTGATTATGAGCatatggaaaaaatatgaaacctTCCAAAGGCTAATTTGAAAGgctaatttaacaatatattaTCAGCTTTGTGATAGATAGACATTGTAACTTTAAAATCAAGCTCCATTCAGTCTGAAATCAAGTGCAATATTTGTGCCGTGACAAGAAGACGAAATCGTGGCACTAAAAAGCGCGACCTTCATACAGAAATACTCATATTAACATGGATTTGACCTCAACTTTATAGTTTCGCAAGATAATCTAATTTCTAGGtacaaataaaatggaaagctatttaaaaattctaagaAATTTAGCAAATCAATCACAAATCACACTACTAGACTTGTTGTTgctaaacacttttttattttgaatttctcgaatatatatgtatgtacatttaaaatGGTCTACGTATGGGTGTTAAATGTATTCCATAGTCGGAAATTTGCATATAATGGAGAAAACTACTCAACGTTTCTAATcacaattaatatttatgaatgtgtACTTATGCACTTATCGCATTTTAACTTATCATCGTATTTCACACAAACGTATGTACGTTTGCAAAATCACAGTAATAAATTTCCGTAAAAAGTAACTAACTGCCGCACATTGAGATTAagcgaaatatttaaatcacaATTAGAATACAATACAAATGCTGTAAAACATATGGATATGCTATataatacgtatgtacatatgtcagtATTCCAGTCCAAAAGGCAGCCAAAAACATTTTGcacatttaaaaatcaataacaCTGTAGACTAAAGTGTAGCATATTTACTGCTCTAATTGCATTACGTTCATATATCCGCTTgaatgtatgtacgtatttcCACAATGCTTGTGTTTTATAAAGTATTTCAAACTGGTTGAACGGCTTTCAAAGCCCAACACACCGCCGCGCAGCacaaattgtattatttaattgCTGCTAGAGCTTCAAACACTGTCACATATATACATCTCAACATCTGTACATATGTGGGATTGTGTATAAACACTTGCTCTTTGTTTTATTATTGGCATTAATCAGCGGAACATATTGATAATTCaacttatttgtatttattcgaAACGCCACGTTTCTGGCTGTTGGCTTTTCTAGTAATTCCACACAATTTTGCTTCTTTATTTTGCACTCTCacaattattttatgttgtGACTGTGCAATATGGCAGACGGTTGATATGGCGAAAAAGTTCCCCCGTTTGCCGTACTCACGTACATATGCACGTATTCACTCGTCAATAGCCAATTTGATGTGTTTTGTGTATTTTCATGCGAATGTCACTAAACACACagacgaaaaataataaaattgtttaaatactaAGTTTTAGCAACGAATGAAACTGGTTGCtgacaaaaattataagaaagctACTTGTTTTGCAGAATTTTGTCTACTAACCAGTGCGCGAGTAGCGAATAATCAGCTGATTaagtaacacacacacacccgcacaGTCCAACTGCTCAGCTTTTCACTGCCCCACATGCATATTTAATAACCTTaaactatgtttttttgttgtttttattatttaattacaaagaATCGCGAACGTTTTATTATAGATGTCTCACTTGAAAAGCACTTTCGCTCGATTTGTTCAATGCGATTTTTTCTTCTAAACAATGCTATTCTTGCTCGTGTTTCTATTGACCGTTTGCCCCAAAACACAAACTTGGAGGTTTCACGCTTGCTGACTAACTAAATACGGCGCCAGAGTAATTGGCGGCGGCAAAAAGCATATGATTGAGTAAGCAGGGACACTGCCATGCCAGTAACGAGTGCACGAGGCGAGCGCCGCAGCGGGTGTGTGCGAGAGCACGCAAATGAGAGTGTAAAAATGTGTTTCGAGGCGCTTGAGAGCGTACGAGTGTACTAAAACACAATTGTTGGGTGGTTAGGTGACTGAGGGAGCGGAGTTGCGAATGATACGAGTATGAAGGTGCAAATATAATAGTTGAAGTTATTGTAACGAAATCATAATAATGGAAGCGATATTAATAAGCGcaaagataaataatattaataagttaaaagtaaaatatccaAATAAGCAAGCAATACAAGCGTTTGTGCACTGGTAGCTGTGAGTGTATTGCGACTGTGTATTTGTTGTGGTAAATCAACAATCGGCACAAATTCGTTGTGTTTATACGTCAGCGACTACGAAAGTCAACAACAAAACGGAAAATGAAGAAACCTTTATAAACACTATGCTGCAAAAGTAAATGTCtctgttttgaattttatagACATTTTTTTGTAGAGAAACATTTTAATATGAATACAATGCGAATAAACTctcgaataatttaaaaaaaatacagaaaatattgtgcgcttaattttatttgtaacttTTCGGATTTGTTTTACGGAAATATATGTACTTTTctctattaattttaataacaaaattcaaAGTAAATACATTTCACAATCAATTAGCAGTTCTCACGACTTtccatattgtaaaataaactatGCAAATATCGTATAAGAAAAAGTTGCCAGACAATTCGAAATGAGCATcgaagaataaataataaaaaaatgttgtcaaattaatattaactaaataattgaaataaattcatacaaaaatatatatatttttttcatttaaaagcatttgcttaaataaataataataaacttaaaaatatacaatttactaCGTTTA containing:
- the LOC105212229 gene encoding phosphatidylinositol 4-kinase beta isoform X3; translation: MGILLPPVSQVTNTRINLTQHHRNRSLDSALQRIPEVEVSSPNSESENTFCTPSILGTTMCSKIVTTAANVTAALTTTTTPALTSSLTPSPPASSLATPAGVSTITGGLMDSVSAAPIAAMTTEPTANNSNKIDININNIGSGSSSNSSIGLGNSSIGGGGAIAIVESCPTLRIRPKSSEATTRCGVLPLAGVASCSNHSNNTSSNNSNGSSSSKKREDLTSLGSDDSGIICGSDSDQISLNRIRHSHESLDSGEMDAEEECIDMLETTSMDEEYGMLQSDLIFYPSGETDCRTLRPSRKQKQMQQQQNHGKHLQSATTDADVMGAAEEDSDADNDVKAAAQLSERMRYRELNMSQAALNLERASSDTPTALNVDLATPTADTVDAATPVISQSNPLLTSTSSTNVAATPQTAQPAKTQKVADVAGAGAAVEPQKKSFFGATKNAFFRTAQSIRDNHDKKNAAKNKSDENTGSTGASAAPDQVKSPTDISKKKEFFSLITSNSIKKAAAAAAAAAAAATSAQPSASNTPAATPSADSTPVEPKFPKFPSLVSSAIESVEKRASAATEGTERTLNLPLPGLGASSLSTSNAKSASISSLNKLKVPGVVKCFIKERPTNNEQLQKTEKGPSGLLRFFESPVFNIHFAIHYLFYSKEPGVLSFIGNKIFSFPDQEVDLYMPQLIVMYIQMDELAEVLDPYLTIRCRKSVDFSLKCLWLLESYNYQFDSLGNGSRKSQLALMKEIYSKKERKVLSKSDAKELPPAVGGAVAAAAVSPLTKKTHHRSQSDATLLLSDSRRHPSSIALSISNRHYQQPPYTTQTLPLIPPKLCLGDLTSGRAFDNGCTCFDSVRGQVNGLLGQKTVCSCSAPKTAPEKEFMKALINVGKNITSLPSKAEKTSALRMFLNLINKNLPARVWLPVFSDIPHHVVRITEEKTAVLNSKDKTPYIIYVEVVEVPDIYSSPLIPKMMPSLRHTKSEEHLEGACSHPHQMHQHNHNHNHVSCSRTSSCSSHGGPAMSGSNSGSSCRRKKEKLLSESSSVASEAQASTAAGGDGAHVCNTQPIGLSLGGLHLTEDDVWSQEDDEITAQYMHMRKLSERDAVSQMSLDSCDSRDQGIPVLFNIGDVRTRHCNNLTCENTKSFNNDPEDPSAAALKEPWHEKEQQIRESSPYGHLSNWRLLSVIVKCGDDLRQELMATQLLQMFKIIWQEENVDLWVRPYKIVCLSSDSGLIEPILNTVSLHQIKKNSNKSLRDYFIDEYGSADGELFRVAQKNFVQSCAAYCLISYLLQVKDRHNGNILLHSDGHIIHIDFGFILSISPKNLGFEQSPFKLTPEFVDVMGGTSSDLWKEFNHLLLVGMMTARKHMDRIINFVEIMRSNAQLPCFKNGCSGTVQNLRKRFHMNLTEQEMERKVEQLVQDSLKSLSTKLYDGYQYYTNGIL